One window of Trifolium pratense cultivar HEN17-A07 linkage group LG5, ARS_RC_1.1, whole genome shotgun sequence genomic DNA carries:
- the LOC123884027 gene encoding uncharacterized protein LOC123884027, with product MENSEPQSKKKSKSKSKSKSKSKSKRKMDTELVFEPVVHEPVKAKVEVVPTDPNKMAPFVGYFPSGFDPEKQPGSTSIQAYTNKIMSKRTELVVSPAGCSVEFVGSSYEGEVTAAKGASLYALGVFDKETQTLKVMHISANKIFRLEPKVRGLEYKEPPPSPIEEELSTEDWREKHHKLDAALATKKQIEKRQKFAEIRQDEEQPEAQKNLDEKMKNVEVKEIAIASTEAHVTRQIPPYNASATTPQEAYVLDQIILTGEWNYLQDIYYGLQKGADFSGYPTFICNRIDRLNKIEDENEKLKLSCILSFINHLLKFKDQHSMDGVSSSKNHKIPHILKNRFNEMFAANTESRRLPPGKINLLNSYIAVLTLFSDEFQTDYTDISKDLRMHITEVRKIYAHLGCKFIRMNRFFCATLFVPLKFPELRSKKRPRKN from the exons ATGGAAAACTCTGAACCACaatcaaagaaaaaatcaaaaagcAAAAGCAAAAGCAAAAGCAAAAgcaaaagcaaaagaaaaatggATACTGAACTAGTTTTTGAACCGGTTGTTCATGAACCGGTTAAGGCTAAGGTTGAAGTTGTCCCCACGGATCCAAACAAAATGGCTCCTTTTGTTGGTTATTTTCCGTCTGGATTTGATCCGGAAAAGCAGCCGGGTTCGACAAGTATTCAAGCTTATACAAATAAGATTATGTCTAAGAGGACTGAGCTTGTTGTAAGTCCTGCTGGTTGTTCGGTTGAATTTGTCGGATCGAGTTATGAGGGTGAGGTCACGGCTGCAAAAGGGGCGTCGTTGTATGCCCTTGGTGTTTTTGATAAGGAAACTCAGACACTTAAGGTTATGCACATTAGTGCTAATAAG ATATTTAGATTGGAACCGAAAGTTAGAGGTTTGGAATATAAGGAGCCGCCTCCGTCTCCGATTGAGGAAGAGTTGAGTACGGAAGACTGGAGAGAGAAACACCATAAGCTTGATGCTGCTCTCGCAACAAAGAAGCAAATTGAGAAG AGACAAAAGTTCGCTGAAATCAGACAAGATGAAGAACAACCTGAAGCTCAAAAGAATCTGgatgagaaaatgaaaaatgttgaAGTAAAAGAAATTGCTATTGCAAGTACAGAAGCTCATGTTACTCGCCAGATACCACCATATAATGCTTCTGCAACTACACCTCAGGAGGCTTATGTATTGGACCAAATCATCCTTACAGGAGAATGGAATTACCTTCAAGACATTTACTATGGTTTGCAGAAGGGAGCAGACTTCAGTGGTTACCCAACTTTTATTTGCAACAGGATAGACAGATTAAATAAGATAGAG GACGAGAATGAAAAGCTGAAGCTTTCTTGCATACTCTCATTCATCAATCATCTTCTCAAGTTCAAAGATCAGCACTCCATGGATGGTGTTTCCTCTTCAAAGAATCATAAAATTCCTCACATTCTAAAGAATAGATTTAATGAAATGTTTGCTGCTAACACTGAATCAAGAAGGCTGCCACCTGGAAAGATTAATCTTCTCAATTCATATATTGCAGTGCTCACACTTTTCTCTGACGAATTCCAGACTGACTACACCGATATATCAAAGGATCTGAGGATGCATATAACGGAGGTGAGAAAAATCTATGCGCATTTGGGTTGCAAATTTATAAGAATGAATAGATTTTTCTGTGCCACTCTTTTTGTCCCTCTTAAATTTCCTGAGTTAAGGTCTAAGAAGAGGCCGAGAAAGAATTGA